The genomic DNA ATTTTCTGGAAAGGTATGAAACCTCCACTATTAAAGATGTACACATTTCTGAAGTACTTAAAGCTGCTAAGCTAACATTGCACCCATTAAGTTCTGAGCAGTAACATAGGTAGGACTTTGACTTCTACACATCACTGGCTGCTGTGCTGTATGTTCAGAGAGGTGGTATAAAGTTACAAACTTCGGAGAACAAAGTCTACGTGGGCTGAAGCTAGTTAATACATTCTGTGCAtccagcaaataaaaaaaaaaatggaggtgaAGGCAAAGAACACCACTCTTGCTAGCTTTGAGTTACCTTAAATCCTTACTGGCTTTGAAAGTTAAAGGAGCAAGTGCACATGAGAGCAGATGCTACCCTCTGGGTTTGATATTTATGTAAAGCTGAAAGGTGAGAGAGTAGCTTAGGAACAAATCAATTCTTAGCAAACCAATATGAACAAAGACGCAGTACTAAAACCACTGACACgaaagcagaggaaaagtaaAGCATGTGGCTAGCTGAACGTTCTTCCATGTCTTAAACAGTTCGGGGTTACCTGCAAAATGCTGTCaatatttaatttccttccttcccccccccccacccccaacttcACCTTAGAGGACTATACTTATCCCTCTCATATACAAAAAGAAcgtttcttttctgaaaacacttCTGCATTTGATTCAACTCAGACATTCGGAACATGGGTGGAAGAAAATCTACTTTCTGGTACTATGGCATTCTCCAGCTCCTATTCTGGAGGCAGCAGTATCGGTACAGTACTTTCTAAAGGCAGGTCCCCATCTTACTTGGATACTATTAGATATTGATATTAGGTCCTTAGTAAGGCCATATGTTGCTTGTACAAGTGATGAGATGAAATCCTAATTTGACACATTTAAGAAGTTTTATACAGAGAGAATATATTTACACCCCTTCTGTGGGTCAAGTGTTTACATTAAAAAACCCCAGCTGGGCTTTGgatcaaggaaacaaaaatgaaacgtTCACAAACTTGAAGGCTGCTGGATTGCTGGGCCTGGCTCACATTCACGAAGGTCTTCTTCTGACCTCATATACATTAGGAACACTGTGACAGTAGCAAAAGTAGCTGCATTGACAGGAAAAGCACGGAGAAGTGTAGAAGATAGACCTCTTGTAAACACCCTCCAGCCTTCATTGTGGTAGCTCTTTCTGACACAGTCTAGAATGCCACTGTACTGCGTGACTCCGCCAACTCCATCTGCCTGAAGCCGGGATTTGATCACATCCACAGGGTAGGTTGAGAGCCAGGATACAATTCCTGACATCCCTCCAGAAAACAGGAGTTTGGGAATAACGTAACTGTCTTCAGCTTCACAGCCTAAATATCTGGTCAGACAGTCATAGGTCAGGAAGTAAAAGCCAAAGCTTGGTGTCTCTCTCATGAGTGTAGAGACCATGCCCCTGTTGATacccctcagcccttcctttcgATAGATTTTGATCAAACAATCCAGAGAATTTTTGTAGTTCTTCATCTTTAATTTGTATTCACCTGTTCCTTGAAGCTGCATTCTTGTCTTTGCTAACTCCATGGGACAGCAGATGACACACTGAATAGCCCCTGCTGCTGACCCTGCAATAAACTGGTTTAGAGGAGTGTCTTTTCCAAGAGCACGAAGTGTATTTCCTTGTACACCGAATAGAAGTGCATTAATGAAGGTAAGTCCCATCATTGGTGACCCAATACCTTTATAGAGTCCAAAAACctgggggaagaagaaaggaaaaaccttttttttaacaATAGTGTTGATTATCAACAATAGTGTTGATAATATGCTTATTTCTAGCAGTACGAATACATACTTGTGTATTTTCGGAAAACAATTTCTTAGTAGATCAAGATAAAGTTTTCTGGAAAATTTTATATAgttcactaattttttttcttaatagccaAAAGGCTAAGGCCATCCTTTTAGTCCTGATCTTAAAAGTTCagcagaaaaacaatttattCACTCACTGCTCAGATTGCTTGCATTCTCTGTAAATTAGTTATTCAAGTAActagttattttatttaaaaagttaagtaTTTCAAGTCAAAATTTAAACTTCCAGCCTAGTGATCTTTTTAAGCAAGTTTCTGGCAAACTTCTGAACATAAGCACCCAAGCCTGAGAACTCTGGTGTAAAATGCTTAGTTGTGTGCCAAAACCGCCATATCTGTTCTGCTGTCAGGTCAGATTCGTAATATAGTTTTCTCTTCTGCAAtatttgcagttgttttttttttttttgaacagctttCCCACCCTTATGATACAAAATATACAAAGATACCAAATTTAAAAGGCATTAATTTTGTACTCACAGATTCTTGCTTTATGATGGACTGAAAGCAATGGAAGGTTCCACGATAGAGAGGTTTCTCTACGTTTTGAACTTGCAGACGAACCTGTAAAAAGTTGCATAAGAAAGATATTGATTTGTATGTCAAGAGTGGTGCAACTGGTAAACTAGTGTATTGTACATATATGGAAATTTGCTATAGCAATGTATACGTATGCAAGAGCACAGAGTGGACACTAGAATGCCATATgagcaaaatcatttaaaaatattctgtaagggttttgaattatttttcagagcaCAAATATGAAGGGAGGAGGATTACTGACTCAACTTTTtgtgaaaaattagaaaaacagtaTGTGGAAGTACAACAGGGTATACCATTCTCTACAATTTCAGATAGAAGTTTTCCAGTACTAGCTAAAAGGAGTACTTTCTTTATCTAGCTGCCAAGAATACTTCTGTCCATGCTAAGGAATATCTGTACCTGATGGTACACAGAATTTTATAAAAGTTTATTTGCAAGTTTATCATGAAATAGGGATGAGTGCAGAAGAACGGAGACTTTCaacaataagaacaaaaaaatctagTGTCTCCGGCTGCCAGACTTAGGACACTTAATTGGGATCTTATTTTTCAGAGAGCAGATGGGAAGAGAATCTTAAGATGCCTTGCATTGCACAAGCAAAGGAATAAAAAGCCACTTGTCCCTTTAAATCTTAGTCTGTTTTTTAACCTGCTGAAAGCAAACGATTCGTGAGGTTGTGGCTGTTTGACCTTTACTGTTAGGTGTTCCATCTACCATACACAATTTAATGTATAATTCCTCTTTAATTTACAGCTCAGATAATCAATTAGCTTCTCCAAAACTGAAACAGTATGTTCTGCTGGACAGGTAGATGCTACTGCAACTGGTGACATTAAGAGACAGCCCCATTTTCTAGATAGTTTTTAACCTTTAATGAAGAAGTCCAATTCAATTTTCCCCACGAATTTGTCtttcacacattaaaaaaaggctCAAAGCTACCTAGTTCATGCAAAGCCCTATATTGCAATAAATTCAAATTGATTTTGCTGGCTTGGTGAAGTTAGAAATCGGTCTTTGATTTCTAGCCTGGAGAGCTTTAACATTCCTCAGAGATGATGTTTATCAACCATTCAACACTGCTGCAACTCCAGGGccaaaaaattcaaaacttattttaaacaaaagaaaagattatCAGGTCTACATGGAAGATTCCTGACCCTAAAATATTTTTACCCCTGTTTGTCTAAAGTAAACGCCACCACCACAATGAAAGACCCTGAAAGTGATGTGGGTACAGGATGGATTTGGGGACTTGGTTTGTCTGAATTCTATATTGACGTTAGCTTTCTTAAAGGTGAAAACAAATCTGTTTCAGTATTAGTGTTTTTGACATAACTACAGCATGTCATTTTAAGCTGTGTAAATCAAAACTAGGTTTCAGCGTCTCTTTCATACGTACGCTAGTGTATGCCAGCCAAACTCCAATGCTACAATCGCATCAAGCCTTTCAAGGTAGAACAGGGTTTTAACATATCTTAGAGTTAAAAGTAGGCTTGCAGCGGGAGTCAAAGAAAACAAGTCTTTGTTACTCAAAGTAACAAAGGTTTGAGAACAGGCGTTGGCTTGCGTGCGTGTTGAGGGGGGGATGTTATTAAAACTGCTCAAGAAGCAGATCCATAAGCAAAGTCACAAAATCTCAACAAGCTTTCATATTTGTCCCAAACCAAGGCATATTTACAGTTTTACTGCTACTGTTTTAAACCCCGGCTGTGAAGTCAGGGGACGTCCAACTGTATGGGCTTTGGGAGAATTACAGCTTAGGAGCCCGATTACTTTAACTCTTCTATACACTTGTCTTAAGTAGTTTAGAATTAGTGATATTCTGTACTATGTATGTATAGGTTTCCTACCAACATACAGCTTCCATTGTTTTTGCCCAAATAATTTGAGAAATACTGCCCAATTAAGCCTTGTTGCAGGCTTAAATACTCAGAAAGTTAAAGTACTGACACTCCAAGTCTAAGAATGAAAAACCAGATCTTTAATTTGATCACCTGGGGGATTGGCAGAGTGCCAGATAAGGTGATAAATGTACATGAAACTGTTTATGTCATGAGTATTACTGCCATATTCAACAAGCTCTTATTTAGCATGTACAACTGTAAGAAGATGGATCATTTACATAGTTAAGCCTTCTATTCTATTCATTGCCCGATAATCAGTGTGTCATTTCATCTTACTTCCTTTTTATGTGAAATCATTGCTACTAAGGCTTTAAGTCAAGTAGTAACATGCTGTAATTTATCATCACTAAGGACTTGTACAAAGGTATCCAAgactaaacaacaaaaaaaaaagaccccaaacaTTTAATAGCATGTGAAGTAAGCGATTCAGAAGTTTTTGAGCAATGAAGACGTTCGCCATACGTTACGGATAGGAGCTCAACAGCACTGTGCCTGATATTTAGTTTTAGAGCCACTGTGCGTGGAAGCATATACAGGGAGAAATGCATGCCAGAAAGAAGGTCCAGAATAagactttacattaaaaaaagggaTATTTAAACCCCACTCCCTCCATGTCATAGCTGTATAAGAGGGAcacatcagtttaaaaataaaaagcttcataTGTCTTTTAGATTTGTATTTGAACTAATACATTTTGGAATAAATTAAGactgagagaaacagaagtgtTCACCTGGGCTATACTTACTAGGTAACTCTCCCGTGATGAGGCTTATCTGTCATCTACAACAAAGTAACACTTTTGCTGTTAATGAAGACAGCCCCTAGCTCAGAAAGTAAAGgcagttaaaagcaaaaaagcaattttaaacatTACATCAACAAACCAGGGATAGGGAGTTTACCATTTCTGAGATCAGCTCAGTTGCGGGTTTCTCACTGCAACTTCAAAGATTTAATCTCTCCCTGCGTGTCCcaccatccccctccccccctctcaTATTTGATCCATGGGAAACATGATCACTGGCAAAGAAACCTTGAAGTCAAGGTGGAAGTAAAATTCTAGCTTGATCTAAGCAGCCCTCCCAGCGTTCAGTTATGTTAAAACCTTAAAATCTCATGTGGCTATCAACTAGCCCTTTAAACACTGCAGAACTATAAGAAGGGTCAATcttaacaaatatatatatatatatatatatatatacacacacacacaacaacttatacaatatctttattttttaagagactGGTTATAGTGTTACTTCTCCCATATACAGTAGTGACTATGCCAGCTAGTAACACAATCAGTATTTTCTCTAACAAAGGGTAGATAATGCTGTCCCTTCTAATGGTATAAAAATACAGACTGCCACCCTGGATgtaataaaatgattaaaattatCTGGAAACAAACTGTTCTGCTCTACTGTACATAAAGATGCTTTTTCTGAAGCCAACATGGTTTTTTTGTGCATTAATACATCTGCTAGAACTACTAGCAGTAGAGCTGCAATTTTGTAGACACTTAAATGTTTAGTTTCATGCACTGTAAGTCgttccacttcaaaaaaaaagcaaaaatacacaTGTTTAACTTTAGTCTGAGCACAGAATTTTAGTAGTTTTGCTGGCTTTGGTGAAATGACCTGTCACCTTAAGTTAAACACATAAGACTCTGCAGGGGTCAGGGTGGGaggaagagtgagagagagacaaCCTTCCACGtaccacctttaaaaaaaaaaaaaaaagtgcaagtctGAATAATACAAttcctaaaaatatttactgGAAATCAACTGAATTACTTAACAATCAAATTTACCATAGGCTGAGAAACATACATACAGTATTTACTTATTTGAACAGCTTGCACTTGACAGACAAGAACTAGTATCCACTAGCTAGGAAAATCCGTCCTGTATTGATATAACCATGTGGCTAGAATATACAATATGGTCATGACCTCTGTAATACCATCAGCCCTTTGCACATCCAAATTCAGTAGGGAAGATGTGTTCCAAATATAGCTATAGCGAGTGGCATGCTGTCTGCTGCAGGCAAGTGATCCGGTGTATTAATTTAGTAGTGAATAAACCGGAGTCCCTGTACTATTCTTCCAGTGAGAGACTTTGGAGAAGGCAGCCAAAAAGTGACTTAAGTCATCATCCCATCTTGAAAAATGGGCTTGGACACCTGGGGTCCTGGTTGAAGGGCCTTCCATAAGACCttaaaaatttccagaaaaatctTATCTTTGAACAGCTTAGCTACTCTTAGTATAGGCATGCATAACACATACCACTACAggactgtcagaaaaaaaaaatttgggaagttaaaaaaaataaaaacaaaccttaaaaaaaaattcctaaagggaggaaaaaggccCCAGACAAGCTTCATGCTATGGGTATTTGTACACTTACACCCATTGGCTAGTGTAACAAATTAACGCTTGAAGAGTGAGTAGCAGAGCttgggaaaaacaacaacaacaaatttttCAACCTAGTAACACAGTAGGTTACATGTACAAATGCAGGTACAGGCTGTTTTAGCAATTAGTGATAAACAGCTGCAGAGAAACAAGCTTAGAACAAAATTAAGTTAAATGTAAGATCATATTTTCAAATGCAGTGATGTTGTTATACTGATAAACTTGTAGTTTAGGCTAGTTTGTGTCACGTTACTGGGTTGagttacacacacaaatatttttcacttctgaagaTCTGGAGACTCTGCAAGTCTATAAACAATAGTTCAAGAAGCTTGCTCCAAGCTTTCAGTCATAGCTTCTACAGCatctggggatttttttcctcccccattcctTGGAAAAACTTCAAGTTTTCTACCTAGAGACAAAAGAATTTCACGATCAACCCACCTTAACAGTGTCAAATGGGTGTCCTACAAGCACTCCGGCAgcacctgaaacaaaacaaatagtaCATTTATGACTGTTTTCTTCCTGGATCTGGAGCTACAGTCATCCTAGCGTGAGTACTAATCTGAGGTAGAAGTACACAGTGTTACTGGCACGCCAGCTAAAGAGCTTACTAGCAAGTCAGAAGATAGCGATCCGAGTTCAGGCCTTCAGGCAGGAACTGGATGCCTTTACGCTTTAGTCAAGATGCTGAGCTCCAGACAGGGGTGAGGTGTGTGACCACTGAGCTACGTCACAGGGGAGATGCAATAGGGATTCCTGGCCTCGACCAAAAACAAATCCAGTAGGTAGAAATTACAGATTTCCTTTGAAGCAGAATATTTCATGTACATGCCATCTTTACTCCATGGAAGTGTAAAAAATCGGGAGGCTTCTGTAAAGGAGCAAGAAAACCCCGGTTGCCTGCCCTCAGCCTTTCCAGATGTGACGGTAGCACCTGCAGAAGTAATATGCATTGCCCAAAACCTTTGATTCTAGTATCAAAGGAATTTTTGGAAGCCATATGCTGATCCATTAGTTAACTGTTTGATCTCAATGCATGCATTTTGCATGAAAAGACACAAGTACTAGCTCAAAACAAGAGATCCTCTAGCTCCATTTTTTCAGTGAGCCAAAATGAAAGTTAAATCCATTTATGACCTCGGACAACAGCACAAACAGTGCTTCAGTGTACCTTCACACACTTGCAGAATGATActgtccttccctccctgcccccccaagGAGATGGGGCAGAAATGCAGTGCCCCTTCTATGCTCATGCAAAAGGATGAGGTAGTCCAGGTTGTTCAAGGACATTGCAAGGGCCAGCAGATGAGCAAGAGAGTCCAACTGGCAAACACAGCCGTGTGCGCTGCCTGTGAAAAGTCCAATGGAACGACTGAGCGTGCCGCAGTGCATCCTTGCAAGACAGGGGTTGCTAGGATGAAGTCAGACAGAAGATGCCAAACCATCTCCCTGGCAGGTTGGCAAGGAGATATGACAAAAGACAAATGATCGAGAAGATGCATGAATAAATGGTCTTCTCCTGGGTGGAATTTAACAActgctaaaaattaaaattaaaaaaaaaataaaagaaaaggccaTAAGCGGATACCTAGGGAAGGGGGAGAACAAGACAAGCATACATATGCTTTCCCCGCGGAACTCCAGGCTAAAAACGTTTCCAGTTCAGAGGGCTCCCTGAGCCCGCTGCTGCCTCTTCGgtagcgctgcgctgcgctccgctccgggccgccgcggccactcgccgccgcagcgccccccggccccgggcggcccccgccgtaccgccgcagcgcagcgcagcgcagccgcgGAAgctcccgcccgccgcaggccgccgccaccgcgccgcTGCCGCTTCCTCCTTTACCGGCGCGGCTCCCCGGGCTCAAACCGAGCCCCGGCGGCAGGTTTTCCGCAGGCTGCGGAGagctccccgccgcggcgcctccttcccccccgctCTCCCCCTTTCCGCGGGCGCGCAGCTCCCCTCGGCCCCTCTCCTCACCGCCGACGCATCCCGCGAGGAAATCCAGAGCCATGCCGGCACCCTcgctgcccggcggggcccggcggggccgccgctccgcgcactgctgctactgctgctactgctgctgctgctgccgccgcgccgcgccgcgccgccctttctatcgcccccgcggcggcgaggggccggaccgccgcggcccgccccgcttcggcaggggggcggcggcgggacaaCTCCCCCCACCGCCactggcggccgcgccggggcggctccgggcaaagggcggggggcgccggccgcGGGCGCTGCAGCTTGGTGCGCTGCAGAGCATCGGTCGCCTTGGTGTTGCCGGCGGCGACTAGAGGCTCCCGCGCATGGGCaaggcccccccccgccccgccccggtcAGCAGCCCCCGCGCGGAGCCCGGCCTCCCAACTCTCACGCGTGGCTGCTGTGCTCCCCGCCTCGGAGGGGgcttctcctctctctgcaggCTTTTCTTGCTTCTTGTCAACTCTATAATTTCCTACTAAGCGTTGCCAGGTTTAAGTGCCCTGGTGCCAGAGGCTTTAAACGGGAAACTCGAGCTAGGGACAGTTGCAAAAGGGAGCCCTGTTTAAGCAGCTTGTTATTTCTGCAGGCGATATCTGAGAAAGGGGAATATTAGTGGCCCGGGACAATAAAGCATCTATTCAGGCTTTTTTTAAGAGTTAGTGTTAGAGTAACATGATCTCTGCAGCGCCTGCAAAGTCAGCTTTTCGAGAGTAAGTTccaagaagcagcacagaaaagctAGATG from Struthio camelus isolate bStrCam1 chromosome 5, bStrCam1.hap1, whole genome shotgun sequence includes the following:
- the SLC25A29 gene encoding mitochondrial basic amino acids transporter, whose protein sequence is MALDFLAGCVGGAAGVLVGHPFDTVKVRLQVQNVEKPLYRGTFHCFQSIIKQESVFGLYKGIGSPMMGLTFINALLFGVQGNTLRALGKDTPLNQFIAGSAAGAIQCVICCPMELAKTRMQLQGTGEYKLKMKNYKNSLDCLIKIYRKEGLRGINRGMVSTLMRETPSFGFYFLTYDCLTRYLGCEAEDSYVIPKLLFSGGMSGIVSWLSTYPVDVIKSRLQADGVGGVTQYSGILDCVRKSYHNEGWRVFTRGLSSTLLRAFPVNAATFATVTVFLMYMRSEEDLRECEPGPAIQQPSSL